Genomic segment of Ranitomeya imitator isolate aRanImi1 chromosome 6, aRanImi1.pri, whole genome shotgun sequence:
catgcaTCACAAGATGTGATTTtgttataaaacatttcccacattctgaacatgaatacggcttctcccctgtgtgacttctctcatgtataacaagatgtgatttatatgtaaaacatttcccacattctgaacatgaatatggcttttctcccGTGTGAATTCTGTCATGCATAACCAGATGTGATTTATGTCTGaaacatttcccgcattctgaacatgaGTATGGCTTCTCTTCTATGTGAATTTTCTCATGCATAATAAGATGTGATTTATCTGTAAAAGATTTCCCGCACAATGAACAAGAATACGGCTtcgctcctgtgtgaattctctcatgtctagCAAGATGAGATTTGTGTGTAAAAcacttaccacattctgaacatgaaaacggcttctctcctgtatgactTCTCTCATGAACAACAAGATTTGATTTACGTGTAAAACATTTttgacattctgaacatgaatatagtTTCTCTCCTGTGTGGCTTCTTTCATGCCTAACGAGATGTGATTTGTATGTAAAACAttccccacattctgaacacgaatatggcttctctcctgtatgaattctctcatgtgtgatcagatgtgatttttttctaaaacatttcccacattctaaacatgaatatggcttctctcctgtgtgaattctttgatgtataacaagacttgatttcactgagaaacatttcccacattcacaaCATGTAAATGACATATCccctgtgtggatattctcatgtcTTTCAAGATTTGATTTTGaaataaaagatttcccacattctgaacatgaatatggcttctctcctgtgtgacttctctcatgttgATCAAGACCTGATTTAtgggtaaagcatttcccacatactgaacagaagtacggcttctctcctgtatgagttCTCTCATGTTGATCGAGGCCTGATTTCTGGGTAAATCCTTTGCCACACTCTGAACAGgtgtacggcttctctcctgtgtgaattcttttatGTACATAAAGACGTGAGCtgtgtgtaaaacattttccacattcaccACATTGAAACCTTTTATCCCACGTCTGCTCTGTAATTGGGGTAACAATCACTGATTGGTCATCAATATATTCGTCATGATCAGGGGGATTATATGATTGATCTTTTCCATAGAGTCCTGAATATGCATTAAGGATAACAAGATTTTCTCCTAATGAGTGCTGAATGATATCTTCATCTTCTACTTTAGAATTATGTGATAGCATGAAGTTTCTCTCCGAGTTCATACTGGAATTTTCTGTTAAAATTAAAAGATTTTTTTCATTCAAACCACAATATAGACACATTTATTGTTTTACTAAAGGGCTGGAATCTTACAAAATCCCTAGATTTTGGTGACATCTTAAAAATAAGAACAATTTTTTTCTCTGAAAGGCACTCTTGACTTTGGcttaaaaattgcagcaaaaacgtGTGATTGCAGCTTTATAAAATTTTGTGTAACACAAGTCCAGCACTCTGTGACCACTTGTATTAACACCCTTACTCAGCAGCTTAGCTACCGCAGGAACAGAGGATTCAGCCTCCCCGGACCTCCGTTCTGAGGGGCCCACCCACAGCTATGCTTCTTTTAACTGTATCAGCGTGCACGGAGCATAGATACAGGTAAACTGtgctgcagagcagggagacaTGATCCCCTGCACTgctgctatggggcctgtgagccGGGGGAGAGCGGTGTACACAGGGCCCCCAgcaagttcaactgtatcagcatctgcCTGAGTGCTGATACAGTGgacagcaatgatggaggaggaggCGTCCGC
This window contains:
- the LOC138643230 gene encoding zinc finger protein 484-like isoform X3, whose translation is MNSERNFMLSHNSKVEDEDIIQHSLGENLVILNAYSGLYGKDQSYNPPDHDEYIDDQSVIVTPITEQTWDKRFQCGECGKCFTHSSRLYVHKRIHTGEKPYTCSECGKGFTQKSGLDQHERTHTGEKPYFCSVCGKCFTHKSGLDQHERSHTGEKPYSCSECGKSFISKSNLERHENIHTGDMSFTCCECGKCFSVKSSLVIHQRIHTGEKPYSCLECGKCFRKKSHLITHERIHTGEKPYSCSECGECFTYKSHLVRHERSHTGEKLYSCSECQKCFTRKSNLVVHERSHTGEKPFSCSECGKCFTHKSHLARHERIHTGAKPYSCSLCGKSFTDKSHLIMHEKIHIEEKPYSCSECGKCFRHKSHLVMHDRIHTGEKPYSCSECGKCFTYKSHLVIHERSHTGEKPYSCSECGKCFITKSHLVMHERSHTGEKPYSCLECGKCLITKAKLRDHQRIHTGEKPYSCLECGKCFITKSKLRDHQRSHIEKPYLC
- the LOC138643230 gene encoding zinc finger protein 665-like isoform X1, with translation MCQVPLRCQDVALYISMEEWDSVEGHRGLYSDVLMDDLRPPVAADVSNSRSPENRCLLYSNDFQEDNVSENDQGERLIDIKVELLEAEDQKDLIADQQCKEEQVLPYSDGHLHTTPIITCTQPLASLFATDALGVRNPPERCPAPLYSQDCPERVQGGDLTEIKVEDEEGLTIGDQPCMSDVKEEIPGEDTTENSSMNSERNFMLSHNSKVEDEDIIQHSLGENLVILNAYSGLYGKDQSYNPPDHDEYIDDQSVIVTPITEQTWDKRFQCGECGKCFTHSSRLYVHKRIHTGEKPYTCSECGKGFTQKSGLDQHERTHTGEKPYFCSVCGKCFTHKSGLDQHERSHTGEKPYSCSECGKSFISKSNLERHENIHTGDMSFTCCECGKCFSVKSSLVIHQRIHTGEKPYSCLECGKCFRKKSHLITHERIHTGEKPYSCSECGECFTYKSHLVRHERSHTGEKLYSCSECQKCFTRKSNLVVHERSHTGEKPFSCSECGKCFTHKSHLARHERIHTGAKPYSCSLCGKSFTDKSHLIMHEKIHIEEKPYSCSECGKCFRHKSHLVMHDRIHTGEKPYSCSECGKCFTYKSHLVIHERSHTGEKPYSCSECGKCFITKSHLVMHERSHTGEKPYSCLECGKCLITKAKLRDHQRIHTGEKPYSCLECGKCFITKSKLRDHQRSHIEKPYLC
- the LOC138643230 gene encoding zinc finger protein 484-like isoform X2, which encodes MSDVKEEIPGEDTTENSSMNSERNFMLSHNSKVEDEDIIQHSLGENLVILNAYSGLYGKDQSYNPPDHDEYIDDQSVIVTPITEQTWDKRFQCGECGKCFTHSSRLYVHKRIHTGEKPYTCSECGKGFTQKSGLDQHERTHTGEKPYFCSVCGKCFTHKSGLDQHERSHTGEKPYSCSECGKSFISKSNLERHENIHTGDMSFTCCECGKCFSVKSSLVIHQRIHTGEKPYSCLECGKCFRKKSHLITHERIHTGEKPYSCSECGECFTYKSHLVRHERSHTGEKLYSCSECQKCFTRKSNLVVHERSHTGEKPFSCSECGKCFTHKSHLARHERIHTGAKPYSCSLCGKSFTDKSHLIMHEKIHIEEKPYSCSECGKCFRHKSHLVMHDRIHTGEKPYSCSECGKCFTYKSHLVIHERSHTGEKPYSCSECGKCFITKSHLVMHERSHTGEKPYSCLECGKCLITKAKLRDHQRIHTGEKPYSCLECGKCFITKSKLRDHQRSHIEKPYLC